From a single Stackebrandtia endophytica genomic region:
- a CDS encoding CDP-alcohol phosphatidyltransferase family protein produces the protein MRRSGSLARRLVAIRPIHPIRTLGRRRAGQTSVIESIAPVSPAPVGLPTTSQVRESDPDAPPVPISLLPGEHTPARRFYFALANACTVTSILLGMGAVMLALNGQVQIAAALLLGCIVMDALDGPLARKFGVSSPFGAQMDSLADMCSFGIATPLVVFQALSNDLPTWALGGACALVAVCAAIRLARFNVSPKDGRYFSGVPTTLAATVLAIGTLLLTGTHLVVTVGIAVLALMMVSGFPYAKLSQLRKVPAWLWPLPIVGLLLDMEITFLVLVAIYLVSGPLLWAVHRRRPQPAL, from the coding sequence TTGCGCCGCAGTGGTTCGCTCGCCCGTCGCCTGGTCGCCATCCGACCGATTCACCCGATTCGGACGTTGGGACGTAGACGTGCCGGTCAGACCAGTGTCATCGAGTCGATTGCTCCGGTGAGCCCGGCCCCGGTGGGATTGCCCACCACGTCACAGGTGAGGGAGTCCGACCCCGACGCTCCACCGGTTCCGATCTCGTTGTTGCCGGGTGAGCACACTCCGGCGCGACGCTTCTACTTCGCGTTGGCGAACGCCTGCACCGTCACCAGCATTCTGTTGGGTATGGGCGCGGTGATGCTGGCCCTCAACGGTCAGGTCCAGATCGCGGCGGCGTTGCTGTTGGGTTGCATCGTCATGGACGCGTTGGACGGCCCGTTGGCCCGCAAGTTCGGTGTGTCCAGCCCGTTCGGGGCGCAGATGGACTCGTTGGCCGACATGTGTTCGTTCGGGATCGCCACCCCGCTGGTGGTGTTTCAGGCTTTGAGCAACGACCTTCCCACCTGGGCTCTGGGTGGTGCCTGTGCCCTGGTGGCGGTGTGCGCGGCGATTCGGCTGGCTCGGTTCAACGTCTCGCCCAAGGACGGCCGGTACTTCTCCGGTGTCCCGACCACTTTGGCCGCCACCGTGTTGGCGATCGGCACCTTGTTGTTGACCGGTACCCACCTGGTGGTCACCGTCGGCATCGCGGTTCTCGCGTTGATGATGGTGTCGGGTTTCCCGTATGCGAAGCTCAGCCAGCTGCGCAAGGTCCCGGCGTGGCTGTGGCCGTTGCCGATCGTGGGCCTGCTGCTGGACATGGAGATCACGTTCCTGGTTCTGGTCGCGATCTACCTGGTGAGTGGTCCGTTGCTGTGGGCGGTTCACCGCCGCCGTCCGCAACCGGCTCTGTAA
- a CDS encoding transglycosylase domain-containing protein, whose product MNRDRSLASNASALLICGLLAGLIVAAAAFPALAVAGLTAKASADGFENLPDELAEPVTPQTSWVYTKDGTLITSFFDESRKHVDLEDIAPVMIDAIIAAEDSRFYEHNGVDLFGVIRAAVANQTSSSIEQGASTLTMQYVRQALIYNAVTKVDVLEATEETPGRKIREMRYAVAVEKELSKDEILERYLNLVYLGNQSYGVHAAAQAYFNTAPDELTLEQAAMLAALPKAPSTLNPTLEDEQAQTDAKDRRNYVLDQMVRTGAITAAEGREAKKSDVELDPQTQPNKCASVPSNKLDWGFFCDYFVQWWSENEAFGETAEERLALLSRGGYTIVTSLEDDLQAKAQNHVTSRLGKKNSLALGTVTLNPTTGHVRAMALNRDYKLDQSKNGPSSDPRARAQGRKGSYPNTTVPLLTGASLGSPAGAGFQVGSTFKLVTMVAALEEGIPLNLTLKNKSPYPSKKYYAGSSPGPSTCGKMRDGLYVWCPKNDNSSMDITANMWNAFGRSINTYFVQLIEMVGAPKVVEMAEKLGIKWRSYSDRDFSEAGCQEYPDLPEDEWPCLEPERWGALTLGVADSTAMDMATVFGTVANDGKRCNPLPVVSITAPDGSELDAANPDCEQVISKDVARAASDAMRCPVANRSFYDKCESGTYSQARDIVGKPIAGKTGTTDSNQASWFVVTAPNATSAGFIGDPDYREVSVPGHLLNTPHEAASYTLRDALKGEKTVDFKKPDPALANGKNLVDVPGMDCVSPEEAENRLRNAGFEPNRVEGEKSRCAKGKVYGTSPTGALPKGSSVDYFISTGKEKKNEDDRVPTVNSMGPVLLDEAPPTTIPVDPGQATPPGDVPPGDLPPPGLHRWQT is encoded by the coding sequence ATGAACCGGGATCGAAGCTTGGCCTCCAACGCTTCGGCGTTGTTGATATGTGGCCTATTGGCCGGTCTAATCGTTGCGGCTGCGGCGTTTCCGGCTTTGGCGGTAGCCGGACTCACCGCCAAAGCCAGTGCTGATGGATTCGAAAACCTGCCTGATGAACTCGCCGAACCGGTGACGCCCCAGACCTCCTGGGTGTACACCAAAGACGGCACGTTGATCACTTCTTTCTTTGACGAAAGTCGGAAGCATGTTGACCTGGAGGACATCGCGCCGGTCATGATCGACGCGATCATCGCCGCCGAGGACAGCCGCTTCTATGAACACAACGGCGTAGACCTCTTCGGGGTTATTCGTGCGGCGGTGGCAAATCAAACTTCCTCCTCGATCGAGCAGGGCGCCTCGACGCTGACCATGCAATATGTCCGACAAGCGTTGATATACAACGCGGTCACGAAAGTCGACGTCCTCGAAGCAACCGAGGAAACCCCCGGCCGAAAGATCCGCGAGATGCGTTACGCGGTGGCCGTCGAAAAAGAACTGTCCAAAGACGAGATTCTGGAGCGGTATCTCAACCTCGTCTATCTGGGCAACCAGTCCTACGGCGTGCACGCCGCCGCCCAGGCCTACTTCAACACCGCCCCCGACGAGCTGACCCTCGAACAGGCCGCGATGCTGGCCGCACTCCCCAAGGCCCCCTCGACCCTCAACCCGACCCTCGAGGACGAACAGGCCCAAACCGACGCCAAAGACCGACGAAACTACGTCCTGGACCAGATGGTGCGCACCGGCGCCATCACCGCGGCCGAGGGTCGCGAGGCGAAGAAGAGCGACGTCGAACTGGACCCGCAGACCCAGCCCAACAAGTGCGCCTCGGTGCCGTCCAACAAGTTGGACTGGGGCTTCTTCTGCGACTACTTCGTGCAATGGTGGTCGGAGAACGAGGCCTTCGGCGAGACCGCCGAAGAGCGGCTGGCCCTGTTGAGCCGCGGCGGATACACCATCGTCACGTCCCTTGAGGACGACCTTCAGGCCAAGGCGCAGAACCACGTCACCAGCCGTCTGGGCAAGAAGAACTCCCTCGCACTGGGCACCGTCACCCTCAACCCGACCACCGGGCACGTCAGGGCGATGGCGCTCAACCGCGACTACAAGCTCGACCAGTCCAAGAACGGACCCAGCAGCGACCCACGGGCTCGCGCCCAGGGACGCAAGGGCTCCTACCCCAACACAACCGTCCCGCTACTGACCGGCGCATCGCTGGGCAGCCCCGCGGGAGCCGGCTTCCAGGTGGGGTCGACCTTCAAACTGGTCACCATGGTGGCCGCCCTCGAAGAGGGCATACCCCTGAACCTGACCTTGAAGAACAAGAGCCCCTATCCGTCCAAAAAGTACTACGCTGGCTCCTCCCCCGGGCCCTCGACCTGTGGAAAGATGCGCGACGGACTCTACGTCTGGTGCCCCAAGAACGACAACTCCAGCATGGACATCACCGCGAACATGTGGAACGCGTTCGGACGCTCCATCAACACGTACTTCGTGCAGTTGATCGAGATGGTCGGCGCGCCCAAGGTCGTCGAAATGGCCGAAAAGCTGGGAATCAAATGGCGCAGCTACTCCGACCGCGACTTCTCCGAAGCCGGCTGTCAGGAATATCCCGACCTTCCGGAAGACGAATGGCCCTGCCTGGAACCGGAACGGTGGGGCGCACTCACCCTGGGTGTCGCCGACTCCACCGCCATGGACATGGCCACCGTCTTCGGGACCGTCGCCAATGACGGAAAACGGTGCAACCCGTTGCCCGTCGTGAGCATCACCGCCCCCGACGGTTCGGAACTCGACGCCGCCAACCCGGACTGCGAACAGGTCATCAGCAAGGACGTCGCGCGAGCAGCCAGCGACGCGATGCGGTGTCCCGTCGCCAACCGGTCCTTCTACGACAAGTGCGAAAGCGGAACCTACTCGCAGGCGCGCGACATCGTCGGAAAACCGATCGCGGGAAAGACCGGGACCACCGACTCCAACCAGGCCTCCTGGTTCGTCGTCACCGCACCCAACGCGACCTCCGCCGGATTCATCGGCGACCCGGACTATAGAGAAGTCTCCGTGCCCGGGCATCTGCTCAACACCCCGCATGAAGCCGCCTCCTACACGCTCCGAGACGCCTTGAAGGGCGAAAAGACCGTCGACTTCAAGAAACCCGACCCCGCACTGGCCAACGGCAAGAACCTGGTCGACGTCCCGGGGATGGACTGCGTCTCACCCGAAGAAGCCGAGAACCGGCTGCGCAACGCCGGCTTCGAACCCAACCGGGTGGAAGGCGAGAAATCCCGATGCGCCAAGGGCAAGGTGTACGGCACGTCCCCGACCGGCGCACTGCCCAAGGGATCGTCGGTCGACTACTTCATCTCCACGGGCAAGGAGAAGAAGAACGAGGACGACCGAGTTCCCACCGTGAACTCGATGGGACCGGTACTGCTGGACGAGGCACCGCCGACCACCATCCCGGTCGACCCCGGGCAGGCGACCCCGCCGGGTGATGTTCCACCGGGCGACCTACCGCCGCCGGGACTACACCGCTGGCAGACCTGA
- the guaA gene encoding glutamine-hydrolyzing GMP synthase — protein sequence MSLPRPVLVVDYGAQYAQLIARRVRDLNVYSEIVPSTLTTSELLAKNPAAIILSGGPSSVNADATPIPTADLFEAGVPVFGICYGFQAMAVALGGTVEATGLREFGGTTLEVTETGRLFDGLPQSQSVWMSHTDCVSMAPEGFATTARTAGAPVAAFEDTSRRLAGVQFHPEVAHTPHGQAVLRHFLYDIAGIEPTWTMSNVIDEQVAAIREQVGDKNVLCALSGGVDSSVAAALVHRAVGDQLTCVFVDHGLLRAGEAEQVEKDYVAITGINLKVVDATERFLTALKGETDPETKRKIIGREFIRVFEQAAREVDAQSHTEFLVQGTLYPDVVESGGGTGTANIKSHHNVGGLPEDLQFTLVEPLRTLFKDEVRRIGTELGLPEPMVWRHPFPGPGLGIRIIGEVTAERLEILRAADAIARAELTAAGLDRSVWQFPVVLLADVRSVGVAGDGRTYGYPIVLRPVSSEDAMTADWSRLPYELLARISTRITNEVPEVNRVALDITSKPPGTIEWE from the coding sequence ATGAGTTTGCCTCGCCCTGTCCTGGTGGTCGATTACGGCGCACAGTACGCCCAGCTCATCGCTCGCCGAGTACGTGATCTCAACGTGTACTCCGAAATCGTTCCCTCCACATTGACCACCAGTGAGTTGTTGGCGAAGAACCCCGCCGCGATCATCCTTTCCGGTGGTCCGTCGAGTGTCAACGCCGACGCCACCCCGATCCCCACCGCCGACCTCTTCGAGGCCGGGGTGCCGGTGTTCGGTATCTGCTACGGCTTCCAGGCCATGGCGGTCGCGTTGGGCGGAACGGTCGAGGCGACCGGGCTGCGCGAGTTCGGTGGCACCACGTTGGAGGTGACCGAGACCGGTCGCCTCTTCGACGGACTGCCGCAGTCTCAGTCGGTGTGGATGAGTCACACCGACTGCGTCTCGATGGCCCCGGAGGGTTTCGCCACGACGGCCCGTACCGCGGGTGCGCCGGTCGCGGCGTTCGAGGACACCTCGCGCCGACTGGCCGGGGTGCAGTTCCACCCCGAGGTCGCGCACACCCCGCACGGCCAGGCGGTGCTGCGGCACTTCCTCTACGACATCGCCGGCATCGAACCGACCTGGACGATGAGTAACGTCATCGATGAACAGGTCGCCGCGATCCGCGAGCAGGTCGGCGACAAGAACGTTCTGTGCGCCCTGTCCGGCGGGGTCGACTCCTCGGTCGCCGCCGCCCTGGTGCATCGCGCCGTCGGCGATCAGCTCACCTGCGTGTTCGTCGACCACGGGCTGCTGCGCGCCGGGGAGGCCGAACAGGTCGAGAAGGACTACGTGGCCATCACCGGGATCAATCTGAAGGTCGTCGATGCGACCGAGCGGTTCCTGACCGCGCTGAAGGGCGAGACCGATCCGGAGACCAAACGCAAGATCATCGGTCGGGAGTTCATCCGGGTGTTCGAACAGGCCGCCCGCGAGGTCGACGCCCAGTCGCACACCGAGTTCCTGGTGCAGGGAACCCTGTACCCGGACGTGGTGGAATCCGGCGGCGGAACCGGAACCGCCAACATCAAGTCGCACCACAATGTGGGCGGACTGCCGGAGGACCTGCAGTTCACGCTGGTCGAGCCGCTGCGGACCCTGTTCAAGGACGAGGTCCGCCGTATCGGGACCGAGTTGGGACTGCCCGAACCCATGGTGTGGCGTCACCCGTTCCCGGGGCCGGGATTGGGAATCCGGATCATCGGTGAGGTCACCGCCGAACGGCTGGAGATCCTGCGCGCCGCCGACGCGATCGCTCGCGCCGAGCTGACCGCCGCCGGGTTGGACCGGTCGGTGTGGCAGTTCCCGGTCGTGCTGCTGGCCGATGTCCGGTCGGTTGGTGTCGCCGGTGACGGTCGCACCTACGGCTACCCGATCGTGCTGCGGCCGGTGTCCAGTGAGGACGCCATGACGGCCGACTGGTCACGGCTGCCCTACGAGCTGCTGGCTCGGATCTCCACCCGGATCACCAACGAGGTTCCCGAGGTCAACCGAGTCGCCTTGGACATCACCAGCAAGCCCCCGGGCACCATCGAGTGGGAGTGA
- a CDS encoding NUDIX hydrolase, whose product MQSSKFRIAAYGVVWDSQGRILLAKASASAPNPGWWYLPGGGVEHGENPRDAVVREFGEETGLSVEVERARDAWSWVTETGIHNNAVIFDVRITGGQLRPEVGGTTEEAVWVFPEEIRDDPVTPFVAGVLGWGEPGSKVMHKEQQSPRPTPPRKARRGRKRRGQRFGAYALTTDDSGRILLARISEGYPGGGCWHLPGGGVDFGEQPRDAVVREITEETGQDAEIVELMDVTSFRHRRAIGPKGYPLDWHGVRAIFRAHVSHPSKARVVETAGGSTSESRWWDPDEVSDLRQSAALSDALRIAGDIVT is encoded by the coding sequence ATGCAGTCGTCAAAATTCCGCATAGCAGCGTACGGGGTGGTGTGGGACTCGCAAGGTCGCATTCTGTTGGCCAAGGCTTCGGCGTCGGCTCCCAACCCGGGGTGGTGGTACCTGCCCGGTGGTGGGGTGGAGCACGGTGAGAACCCGCGCGATGCCGTGGTCCGGGAGTTCGGTGAGGAGACCGGATTGTCCGTCGAGGTGGAGCGCGCCCGGGACGCCTGGTCGTGGGTCACCGAGACCGGGATCCACAACAATGCGGTGATTTTTGACGTGCGGATCACGGGCGGGCAGTTGCGCCCCGAGGTCGGTGGCACCACGGAGGAGGCCGTCTGGGTGTTTCCGGAGGAGATCCGGGACGACCCGGTGACTCCGTTCGTGGCCGGTGTGTTGGGTTGGGGCGAACCCGGTTCCAAGGTGATGCACAAGGAGCAGCAGTCGCCTCGTCCGACCCCGCCCCGCAAGGCCAGGCGGGGCCGCAAACGTCGAGGGCAGCGGTTCGGTGCCTACGCGTTGACGACCGACGATTCGGGCCGCATCCTGTTGGCCCGCATCTCCGAGGGGTACCCGGGTGGCGGCTGTTGGCACCTTCCCGGCGGTGGCGTTGATTTCGGGGAGCAACCGCGCGACGCCGTGGTGCGGGAGATCACCGAGGAGACCGGCCAGGACGCCGAGATCGTGGAGCTGATGGATGTGACGTCGTTTCGGCATCGTCGGGCCATCGGCCCGAAGGGGTACCCGTTGGATTGGCACGGTGTCCGCGCGATCTTCCGGGCGCATGTCTCTCACCCGTCGAAGGCCCGGGTCGTGGAGACCGCGGGAGGTTCCACGTCGGAGTCGCGATGGTGGGACCCGGATGAAGTGTCGGATTTGCGGCAGTCGGCGGCCTTGAGTGACGCATTGCGCATCGCGGGCGACATTGTGACATGA